One part of the Georgfuchsia toluolica genome encodes these proteins:
- a CDS encoding helix-turn-helix domain-containing protein, translating to MSNELHDCVKKTLNRYFRDLDGEAPHAVYDMVVSTVEKSMLEVVMGHADGNQTLAADILGINRNTLRRKLNDYRLL from the coding sequence ATGAGCAACGAACTGCACGATTGCGTCAAGAAAACACTGAATCGCTATTTTCGCGACCTTGATGGCGAAGCGCCGCACGCGGTGTACGACATGGTGGTATCCACCGTCGAAAAATCCATGCTCGAAGTGGTGATGGGCCACGCCGACGGCAACCAGACCCTGGCCGCCGACATTCTCGGCATCAACCGCAACACCTTGCGTCGCAAACTCAACGATTACCGCTTACTTTAA
- the purH gene encoding bifunctional phosphoribosylaminoimidazolecarboxamide formyltransferase/IMP cyclohydrolase, which translates to MTISHALISVSDKRGVVDFARALNAMGIKLLSTGGTARLLREAGLAVTDVSQHTGFPEMLDGRVKTLHPKVHGGILGRRDSPEHLKTMAAHGITPIDLVVVNLYPFRETVARPDCTLDDAIENIDIGGPTMVRAAAKNHGNEQGGVAIVTDPDDYAEIMEELKAGKGIGYKTRFALAKKAFTHTARYDSAIANWLTSLDENNQPGTFPDKLQLAFDKVETLRYGENPHQQAAFYREPAPVPGSIASYRQLQGKELSYNNIGDADAAWECVKAFDSHGGIACVIVKHANPCGVALGKTAEEAYRKAFSTDPTSAFGGIIAFNAILDKAAAEAIAGQFAEVIIAPEISAEAMAVFAAKQNLRVLVVPHGQVSGAFDYKRVGGGLLVQSADEAHVALADLKIVTKRTPTETEMRDLLFAWRVAKYVKSNAIVYCKDGMTVGVGAGQMSRVDSARIAAIKAENAKMKVKGSVVASDAFFPFRDGLDVLAQAGATAVIQPGGSMRDAEVIAAADEQNLAMVFTGFRHFRH; encoded by the coding sequence ATGACCATTTCACATGCACTGATCAGCGTTTCCGACAAGCGCGGCGTTGTCGATTTCGCCCGCGCCCTCAATGCAATGGGCATCAAACTGCTGTCCACCGGCGGCACCGCCAGGCTGCTGCGCGAAGCCGGCCTCGCCGTGACCGATGTGTCCCAACATACCGGTTTTCCCGAAATGCTCGACGGCCGCGTCAAGACCCTGCATCCCAAGGTGCATGGCGGCATCCTCGGCCGCCGCGATTCGCCGGAGCACCTGAAAACCATGGCCGCGCATGGCATCACGCCGATCGACCTGGTGGTGGTCAACCTCTACCCTTTCCGCGAGACCGTGGCCAGGCCCGATTGCACGCTGGACGACGCCATCGAGAACATCGACATCGGCGGCCCGACCATGGTGCGTGCCGCAGCCAAGAATCACGGCAATGAACAGGGCGGCGTCGCCATCGTCACCGATCCCGACGACTATGCCGAAATCATGGAGGAACTCAAGGCCGGCAAGGGCATCGGCTACAAGACCCGTTTCGCCCTGGCGAAAAAAGCCTTCACGCATACGGCGCGTTACGACTCCGCCATCGCCAACTGGCTTACCAGCCTCGACGAAAACAACCAACCCGGCACCTTCCCGGACAAGCTGCAACTCGCTTTCGACAAGGTCGAGACCCTGCGCTACGGCGAGAATCCGCACCAGCAGGCCGCCTTCTACCGGGAGCCGGCGCCGGTTCCCGGCAGCATCGCCAGCTATCGGCAACTGCAGGGCAAGGAACTCTCCTACAACAATATCGGCGATGCCGATGCGGCGTGGGAATGCGTCAAGGCCTTCGATAGTCACGGCGGCATCGCCTGCGTCATCGTCAAGCATGCCAACCCGTGCGGCGTCGCGCTCGGCAAGACGGCGGAAGAAGCCTACCGCAAGGCCTTTTCAACCGATCCGACCTCGGCCTTCGGCGGCATCATCGCTTTCAATGCCATACTCGACAAGGCCGCGGCCGAAGCCATCGCGGGGCAGTTCGCCGAAGTGATCATCGCGCCGGAGATCAGCGCGGAAGCGATGGCCGTCTTCGCCGCCAAGCAAAACCTGCGCGTACTGGTGGTTCCCCACGGCCAGGTCAGCGGCGCCTTCGACTACAAGCGCGTAGGCGGCGGGCTGCTGGTGCAGAGCGCCGACGAAGCGCATGTCGCGCTGGCCGACCTCAAGATCGTCACCAAACGCACGCCGACGGAGACCGAAATGCGCGACCTGCTGTTCGCCTGGCGCGTCGCCAAGTACGTCAAGTCCAACGCCATCGTCTATTGCAAGGACGGCATGACGGTCGGTGTCGGTGCCGGCCAGATGAGCCGCGTCGACTCGGCGCGCATCGCCGCGATCAAGGCCGAGAACGCCAAGATGAAGGTGAAAGGTTCGGTGGTGGCATCGGACGCTTTCTTCCCCTTTCGCGACGGGCTCGACGTGCTGGCGCAAGCCGGCGCCACGGCGGTGATCCAGCCCGGCGGTTCGATGCGTGATGCCGAAGTCATCGCCGCCGCCGACGAGCAGAACCTGGCGATGGTGTTTACCGGCTTCCGCCACTTCCGGCATTGA
- the purD gene encoding phosphoribosylamine--glycine ligase produces MKLLVIGSGGREHALAWRLAQSPKVHKVFVAPGNAGTAHEEGLENVALNAIPNLIAFAQNEGIHATVVGPEAPLAAGIVNAFRAAGLRIFGPTQAAAQLESSKDFAKRFMARHNIPTAKFQTFSNADEARAYVRAEGAPIVVKADGLAAGKGVVVAMTQAEAEAAIDMMLVDNKMGDAGARVVVEEFLDGEEASFIVMTDGKHALAMATSQDHKRLQDGDAGPNTGGMGAYSPAPVVTPEIHARVMREVIMPTLRGMEADGLVYTGFLYAGLMIKPDGTLKVLEFNCRFGDPETQPIMLRLKSDFSELIDAGIDGRLDEVEAEWDRRVALGVVLAAGGYPDCPKKGDVIRGLDNRVDDVRVFHAGTAQQDGTVITSGGRVLCVTALGDTLKLAQSHAYEAVAQISFDGMQYRNDIGHRAIKK; encoded by the coding sequence ATGAAGTTATTGGTCATCGGTTCCGGCGGCCGCGAACATGCGCTGGCCTGGCGCCTGGCGCAGTCGCCGAAAGTGCACAAGGTCTTCGTCGCCCCCGGCAATGCCGGCACGGCGCATGAGGAAGGCCTGGAAAATGTTGCATTGAACGCAATCCCGAACCTGATCGCCTTTGCGCAGAATGAAGGCATCCACGCCACCGTGGTCGGCCCGGAAGCGCCGCTGGCGGCGGGAATCGTCAATGCGTTTCGCGCCGCCGGACTGCGCATCTTCGGCCCCACACAGGCCGCGGCCCAGCTCGAAAGCTCGAAGGATTTTGCCAAGCGCTTCATGGCGCGGCATAACATTCCGACCGCGAAGTTCCAGACCTTCTCGAATGCCGACGAAGCGCGTGCCTATGTACGCGCCGAAGGCGCTCCCATCGTGGTCAAGGCTGATGGCCTCGCCGCCGGCAAGGGCGTCGTCGTCGCCATGACCCAGGCCGAAGCCGAGGCTGCCATCGACATGATGCTGGTGGACAACAAAATGGGCGATGCCGGCGCGCGTGTCGTGGTCGAGGAATTCCTCGACGGCGAGGAAGCCAGCTTCATCGTCATGACCGACGGCAAGCATGCACTGGCGATGGCGACCAGCCAGGATCACAAGCGTCTGCAGGATGGCGATGCCGGCCCCAATACCGGCGGCATGGGCGCCTATTCGCCGGCACCGGTGGTAACGCCCGAAATCCATGCCCGCGTGATGCGCGAGGTAATCATGCCGACCCTGCGCGGCATGGAAGCCGATGGCCTCGTCTATACCGGCTTTCTCTACGCCGGCCTGATGATCAAACCGGATGGCACGCTCAAGGTGCTCGAATTCAACTGCCGCTTCGGCGACCCGGAAACCCAGCCCATCATGCTGCGCCTGAAGAGCGATTTCAGCGAACTGATCGATGCCGGCATCGACGGCAGGCTCGATGAGGTGGAAGCCGAGTGGGATCGCCGTGTCGCGCTCGGCGTGGTACTGGCTGCCGGTGGCTACCCCGACTGCCCGAAGAAGGGCGATGTCATCCGCGGCCTGGATAACCGCGTCGACGATGTGCGCGTGTTTCATGCCGGCACGGCGCAACAAGACGGCACAGTCATCACCTCCGGCGGCCGCGTGCTCTGCGTCACCGCGCTCGGCGATACGCTCAAACTGGCGCAGAGCCACGCTTACGAGGCCGTGGCGCAAATCTCCTTCGATGGCATGCAGTACCGCAACGACATCGGTCACCGCGCAATCAAGAAATAA
- the hemF gene encoding oxygen-dependent coproporphyrinogen oxidase — MDTQSVHQYFSSLQESIVSALATFDGKPFLRDRWEHGTACVIEEGNCFERGGVNFSHVIGERMPASATAHRPELAGRRFEAMGVSLVLHPRNPYCPTAHANVRCFIATREGEDPVWWFGGGMDLTPYYGFEEDAVHFHRTCRDALSPFGSDVHARYKKWCDEYFFLKHRNEPRGIGGIFFDDLNEGGFERCFGMTRAVGDNFINTYLPILQRRRDLPYGDRERDFQAYRRGRYVEFNLVFDRGTLFGLQSGGRTESILMSLPPIVKWRYDWHPEPGSTEEKLYTDFLRPRDWV, encoded by the coding sequence ATGGACACGCAATCCGTTCACCAATATTTCTCTTCTCTTCAGGAAAGCATCGTCTCGGCGCTGGCGACGTTTGACGGCAAGCCCTTCCTGCGTGATCGCTGGGAGCATGGCACTGCCTGCGTCATCGAGGAAGGCAACTGCTTCGAACGCGGCGGAGTTAATTTCTCACATGTCATCGGTGAGCGGATGCCGGCTTCAGCGACTGCGCACCGCCCGGAACTGGCGGGCCGCCGCTTCGAGGCGATGGGCGTTTCGCTGGTATTGCATCCGCGCAATCCCTACTGCCCTACCGCGCACGCCAATGTGCGCTGTTTCATCGCCACCAGGGAAGGCGAAGATCCGGTGTGGTGGTTTGGCGGCGGCATGGATCTCACGCCCTATTACGGGTTTGAGGAAGACGCCGTGCATTTTCATCGCACCTGCCGCGATGCGCTGTCGCCCTTTGGCAGCGATGTGCACGCGCGCTATAAAAAGTGGTGCGATGAATATTTTTTTCTCAAGCACCGCAATGAACCGCGCGGCATCGGCGGCATCTTCTTCGACGACCTCAACGAAGGCGGTTTCGAGCGTTGCTTCGGCATGACACGCGCGGTCGGCGACAACTTCATCAATACCTATCTGCCGATTCTGCAACGCCGCCGCGATCTGCCCTATGGTGATCGCGAACGCGACTTCCAGGCCTACCGGCGCGGGCGCTACGTCGAATTCAATCTGGTCTTTGATCGTGGCACGCTGTTTGGTCTGCAATCGGGCGGGCGCACCGAGTCGATCCTGATGTCGCTGCCGCCCATCGTGAAATGGCGCTACGACTGGCATCCCGAACCCGGTAGCACCGAAGAAAAGCTCTACACCGATTTCCTCAGGCCGCGCGACTGGGTTTAA
- a CDS encoding heme biosynthesis HemY N-terminal domain-containing protein, producing MRALLWLLILAALAAGLSLAALNNGGYVLLALPPWRAELSLNLMLILTLLGFFLFYLFVRSFGALIALPASVREFRRHRAHETADSALREAVIMSMEGRYSRALRLAEISFDAGHAPLLAALLAQHVAHRMRDEERETIWRQKARASDPHGSGARLMIEAGIAADKRDYAAALELLEEFTRTGGRHVAAQRLLLRVYQGLGQWREVERVVRQLKKHKAMTAEQAAPLRHRAQREILGQLKVRGETGAELEHFLRALPESDRLEPGLVLHAAPILCTTENHAEAARLIEDALDAHWDSDLAAAYGDCKCGDTLARIAHAERWLHVHPGDAKLLLALGRLCRRQQLWGKAQSYLEASLSVQSSRWAHLELAALLDQLGQETQANAHYRAAAGEFSQ from the coding sequence ATGCGCGCGCTGCTCTGGCTGCTGATACTTGCCGCACTGGCGGCCGGACTCTCGCTGGCGGCGCTTAACAACGGCGGCTATGTGCTGCTGGCGTTGCCGCCCTGGCGGGCTGAACTGTCGCTCAACCTGATGCTGATTCTGACGCTGTTGGGCTTTTTCCTGTTCTATCTCTTTGTGCGTTCGTTCGGCGCCCTGATCGCCTTGCCGGCATCCGTGCGCGAATTCCGTAGACATCGCGCGCACGAAACGGCGGACAGTGCCTTGCGCGAGGCGGTAATCATGTCCATGGAGGGACGTTACAGCCGCGCGCTGCGCTTGGCCGAAATATCCTTCGATGCAGGACACGCACCGCTACTGGCGGCGTTGTTGGCGCAGCATGTTGCACATCGCATGCGCGACGAGGAGCGTGAAACGATCTGGCGACAGAAAGCGCGCGCGAGTGATCCGCATGGCTCAGGCGCGCGCCTGATGATCGAGGCCGGCATCGCGGCCGACAAACGAGATTATGCCGCTGCCCTGGAGTTGCTCGAAGAATTTACGCGCACCGGAGGCCGGCACGTTGCCGCGCAGCGCCTGTTGCTGCGGGTTTATCAGGGACTCGGACAATGGCGCGAAGTGGAGCGCGTGGTGCGGCAACTGAAAAAGCACAAGGCGATGACCGCGGAACAGGCGGCGCCGCTGCGGCATCGCGCACAACGTGAAATCCTCGGTCAACTCAAAGTTAGAGGAGAGACTGGCGCCGAGTTGGAACATTTCCTGCGCGCACTGCCGGAATCCGATCGGCTCGAACCCGGCTTGGTGCTGCATGCTGCTCCGATCCTTTGTACCACCGAGAACCATGCCGAAGCGGCGCGGCTGATCGAGGATGCGCTGGACGCCCATTGGGACAGCGACCTGGCCGCAGCCTATGGCGATTGCAAATGCGGCGATACCCTGGCCCGCATTGCTCATGCCGAGCGTTGGCTGCATGTTCATCCCGGCGATGCCAAGTTGCTGCTGGCGTTGGGGCGGCTATGCCGTCGCCAGCAACTCTGGGGCAAGGCGCAAAGCTATCTGGAAGCTTCTCTGTCGGTGCAGTCCTCGCGTTGGGCGCACCTTGAGCTGGCGGCCCTGCTCGATCAACTCGGGCAGGAAACTCAGGCCAATGCGCATTACCGCGCCGCCGCGGGGGAATTCTCCCAGTAG
- a CDS encoding uroporphyrinogen-III C-methyltransferase: protein MDNKPSAAPAVPPVETAPAPDQPALRRRSLLPLVAAVLAALLLWQWFDTHTRIEGLRQDFAKRLADNDIMVRESRALAKQNQELAAALQARVALLEADSASAQSQQVALESMYQELSRTRDERLLAEVEQSITIAVQQLQLAGNVEAALIALNGADARLAKAAQPQFLPLRKLIAHDIANLTALPVADISGLALKIESIVAQVDSFPMAFEQRPKNESAKMQNAQAAKPAKAVVKQDAWWQALLNDLWAEVRQLIRVERVDHADPGLLPPTQAYFLRENIKLRLVNARLALLARDARSFREDTRQVAEWLDRYFDTQSRPVQSAIATLKGLSALNVVQQAPSLNETLAAVRNFKLGRK from the coding sequence ATGGATAACAAACCCTCTGCCGCGCCAGCCGTTCCCCCTGTCGAAACCGCTCCGGCGCCCGACCAGCCCGCTTTGCGCCGGCGCTCGCTATTGCCGCTGGTGGCGGCCGTATTGGCGGCGCTCCTGCTGTGGCAGTGGTTCGACACCCACACGCGGATCGAGGGTCTACGCCAGGACTTCGCCAAGCGCCTGGCAGACAACGACATCATGGTGCGTGAGAGCAGGGCGCTCGCCAAACAGAACCAGGAACTCGCGGCCGCGCTGCAGGCACGAGTGGCCCTGCTCGAAGCCGACTCTGCCTCCGCGCAAAGCCAGCAGGTCGCGCTCGAATCGATGTACCAGGAGTTGTCGCGCACCCGCGATGAACGCCTGCTGGCCGAAGTGGAACAGTCGATCACCATCGCCGTCCAGCAGTTGCAACTGGCGGGGAATGTCGAGGCGGCGCTGATCGCCCTGAATGGCGCCGATGCGCGCCTGGCCAAGGCGGCGCAGCCGCAATTCCTGCCTTTGCGCAAATTGATTGCGCACGATATCGCCAATCTCACCGCGCTGCCGGTGGCCGATATTTCCGGCCTGGCGCTGAAGATCGAAAGCATTGTCGCGCAGGTAGACAGCTTCCCGATGGCCTTTGAGCAAAGACCGAAAAACGAAAGCGCGAAAATGCAAAATGCACAGGCTGCCAAACCCGCTAAAGCGGTGGTGAAGCAGGATGCCTGGTGGCAGGCGCTACTTAACGACCTGTGGGCAGAGGTGCGCCAGTTGATTCGCGTCGAGCGCGTCGACCATGCCGATCCCGGTTTGCTGCCCCCAACGCAGGCTTACTTCCTGCGCGAGAACATCAAGCTGCGGCTGGTCAACGCCAGGCTTGCCCTGCTGGCGCGCGACGCCCGCAGCTTCCGCGAAGATACGCGCCAGGTGGCGGAGTGGCTGGATCGCTACTTCGATACGCAGTCGCGTCCGGTGCAGTCCGCGATTGCGACGCTGAAAGGGCTTTCCGCACTGAATGTCGTGCAGCAGGCGCCTTCGCTCAACGAGACACTGGCGGCGGTGCGCAACTTCAAGCTCGGCAGGAAATAA
- a CDS encoding uroporphyrinogen-III synthase, which produces MVAASPLAGKHIVVTRPAGQAAHLAEVLQNLGAHPILFPVLTICDLDDAKPLHDIALRLDDFDFAVFVSPNAVDKSLEHVLRHRGWPAHVRAVTVGESSEQALSRHGITNVLTPRGRFDSEALLEVPELQNVAGRRIVIFRGDGGRELLGDVLRERGAEVLHVASYRRGKPANDGMVLLKHWEDRTLDAITVTSSEGLRNLHEMVGKLGQAWLRKTPLFVPHARIGTQAGELGHTLIQQTGSGDDGLVAGLIEYFAHYG; this is translated from the coding sequence ATGGTTGCCGCATCGCCGCTGGCGGGCAAGCATATCGTGGTAACGCGGCCGGCCGGGCAGGCGGCCCATCTGGCTGAAGTTTTGCAGAATCTGGGCGCGCACCCCATCCTGTTCCCCGTGCTGACCATTTGCGATCTCGATGACGCCAAGCCCCTGCATGACATCGCCTTGCGGCTGGACGATTTCGATTTTGCGGTATTCGTTAGTCCGAACGCCGTCGATAAATCGCTGGAGCATGTCCTGCGCCATCGCGGCTGGCCGGCGCATGTACGTGCCGTGACGGTGGGCGAGAGTAGCGAACAGGCGCTTTCGCGCCATGGCATCACGAATGTACTGACGCCACGCGGCCGCTTCGATTCCGAAGCCCTGCTGGAGGTGCCCGAACTACAGAACGTCGCTGGCCGGCGCATCGTGATTTTTCGCGGTGATGGTGGGCGCGAGTTGCTCGGCGACGTGTTGCGCGAACGCGGTGCCGAGGTGCTGCATGTCGCCAGCTATAGGCGCGGCAAGCCTGCCAATGACGGGATGGTCTTGTTGAAGCATTGGGAAGACCGTACCCTCGATGCGATCACCGTGACCAGCAGCGAAGGCTTGCGCAATCTCCACGAAATGGTGGGCAAACTCGGGCAGGCATGGCTGCGCAAGACCCCGTTGTTCGTGCCGCATGCACGCATCGGCACGCAAGCAGGCGAGCTTGGCCACACCCTCATTCAGCAGACCGGCTCCGGCGACGATGGTCTGGTCGCGGGCTTGATAGAATATTTTGCCCACTATGGATAA
- the hemC gene encoding hydroxymethylbilane synthase, with product MTALPNRIVIATRESRLALWQAEHVRDLLRQQYPSCSVELLGMTTRGDQILDRPLAKVGGKGLFVKELETALLDGSADIAVHSMKDVPMTLAEEFALVAIGPRETPLDAFVSSRYAALDDMPPGAVVGTSSLRRESQLHALYPHLAVTSLRGNLDTRLRKLDAGDYDAIILAAAGLTRLGLADRIRSVLPAEISLPAAGQGAIGIEALAARPEVAQWMAPLNDAETAACVRAERAVSRALAGSCEVPLGAYATLRNDSLWLRGLVARPDGSRIARAELEGRAADAEQLGLTVAERLRVDGADEILAELGQ from the coding sequence ATGACCGCCTTACCCAATCGCATTGTCATCGCTACGCGCGAGTCGCGGCTTGCCCTCTGGCAGGCGGAGCATGTGCGCGATCTGTTGCGCCAGCAGTACCCGTCATGCAGCGTTGAACTGCTCGGTATGACGACGCGCGGCGACCAGATTCTCGATCGTCCGCTGGCCAAGGTGGGCGGCAAGGGCCTGTTCGTCAAGGAACTTGAAACCGCGCTGCTCGACGGCAGCGCCGACATCGCCGTGCATTCGATGAAGGATGTGCCGATGACGCTGGCCGAGGAGTTTGCCCTGGTGGCCATCGGCCCGCGCGAAACGCCGCTCGATGCCTTCGTTTCCAGTCGCTACGCAGCGCTGGACGACATGCCGCCGGGAGCGGTGGTGGGCACTTCCAGCCTGCGGCGCGAATCGCAGCTCCACGCGCTTTATCCGCACCTTGCGGTGACCAGCCTGCGCGGCAATCTCGATACGCGCCTGAGGAAGCTTGATGCCGGCGATTACGACGCCATCATTCTTGCGGCGGCCGGGTTGACGCGCCTCGGTCTGGCAGATCGAATCCGCAGTGTGCTGCCGGCCGAGATTTCGCTGCCCGCGGCGGGGCAGGGCGCCATCGGCATCGAAGCCCTGGCGGCACGGCCCGAGGTGGCGCAGTGGATGGCGCCGTTGAACGACGCCGAGACGGCGGCCTGCGTGCGTGCCGAACGCGCCGTGTCGCGCGCGCTGGCGGGCAGCTGCGAAGTGCCGTTGGGAGCCTATGCGACGTTGCGCAATGACAGCTTGTGGCTGCGCGGCCTGGTGGCGCGTCCAGATGGCAGCCGCATCGCCCGCGCCGAGCTTGAAGGTCGCGCCGCGGATGCCGAACAATTGGGGCTGACTGTCGCCGAACGGCTGCGTGTCGACGGTGCCGACGAAATTCTGGCCGAGCTTGGCCAGTAA
- a CDS encoding helix-turn-helix domain-containing protein has product MAKPKFDLSNLADYRKKLGVNQQTFWSGLGVTQSGGSRYETGRNLPRPVALLLTLRETGKITTAALDAATTFIKKSKAKK; this is encoded by the coding sequence ATGGCCAAGCCAAAATTTGATCTTTCGAACCTCGCCGATTACCGCAAGAAGCTGGGGGTAAACCAGCAGACCTTCTGGTCGGGACTTGGCGTTACCCAAAGTGGCGGCAGCCGCTATGAGACGGGAAGGAATCTTCCGCGGCCGGTGGCCTTGCTTCTGACGCTCCGGGAAACGGGCAAGATCACGACAGCAGCACTCGACGCAGCCACGACCTTCATCAAGAAGTCCAAGGCGAAAAAGTAA
- a CDS encoding HU family DNA-binding protein — MATKPKTSNKASKKPAAKKAAPKAAPVVKPIKEALTKAGLVTQLAQVSGVEAKAVKAVLAALEVTALGSVSKKGLGAFVLPGLLKVTAQNVPAKAKRFGKDPFTGVERWFPAKPASVRVKVRALKKLKDAAL, encoded by the coding sequence ATGGCAACCAAACCGAAAACATCAAACAAAGCAAGCAAAAAACCGGCCGCCAAAAAGGCAGCTCCGAAAGCAGCGCCTGTCGTCAAACCGATCAAGGAAGCATTGACGAAGGCGGGACTGGTCACTCAACTGGCACAAGTATCCGGCGTGGAAGCAAAGGCCGTGAAAGCTGTTTTGGCCGCCCTGGAAGTTACGGCACTGGGCTCCGTCAGCAAAAAGGGCCTCGGCGCATTCGTGCTGCCCGGCCTGCTCAAGGTCACAGCGCAGAATGTTCCGGCCAAAGCCAAGCGCTTCGGCAAGGACCCATTCACCGGCGTCGAACGCTGGTTCCCGGCCAAGCCGGCGAGCGTGCGCGTGAAGGTGCGGGCGCTCAAAAAACTGAAAGACGCAGCGCTTTGA
- the rfaQ gene encoding putative lipopolysaccharide heptosyltransferase III: MNKPIPFHELRRALVIKLRHHGDVLLTSPVLSVLKAQVPQCRIDTLVYADTAPMLAGHPALDEIHTIDRRWKQLGIIGQAAAEWHLLKQLRARQYDLVIHLTEHRRGAWLTRLLAPRFSVAPKIPKRGRFWRNSFSHHYHLDNRGLRHVVEYNLDALRALGIHPAVEQRKLVMVPGFDAETRVTELMRSHELAPKGFIHLHPTSRWLFKCWPAGKTAALMDALHAQGHRLVLTAAPDAKETGLIAEIKAKTQTPFIDLCGRLSLKELAALTAQARLFIGVDSAPMHIAAAMGTPTVALFGPSGDKEWGPWQVPHRVVTTDHTCRPCGQDGCGGGKISDCLVTLPMEQVLKAANELLS; encoded by the coding sequence ATGAACAAGCCGATTCCCTTCCATGAATTGCGCCGCGCACTGGTGATCAAGCTGCGTCACCATGGCGATGTGCTGCTGACTTCGCCGGTGTTGTCGGTGCTTAAAGCGCAGGTGCCGCAATGCAGGATCGATACGCTGGTGTATGCCGATACCGCGCCGATGCTGGCAGGCCACCCGGCACTCGACGAGATTCATACGATCGACCGGCGCTGGAAACAACTCGGCATTATTGGACAAGCGGCGGCGGAATGGCATCTGCTTAAGCAACTACGCGCGCGGCAATACGACCTTGTGATCCACCTTACCGAGCACCGCCGCGGTGCCTGGCTGACACGTCTCCTGGCGCCGCGCTTCAGCGTTGCACCCAAGATACCCAAACGCGGCCGGTTTTGGCGGAACAGTTTTTCGCATCACTATCACCTCGACAATCGTGGCTTGCGGCATGTGGTTGAATACAACCTCGATGCGCTGCGCGCATTGGGTATTCATCCCGCAGTCGAACAACGCAAGCTGGTCATGGTGCCGGGCTTTGATGCCGAAACTCGCGTCACCGAATTGATGCGCAGCCATGAACTTGCCCCAAAAGGCTTTATCCATCTGCACCCCACGTCGCGCTGGCTATTCAAGTGCTGGCCGGCGGGGAAAACCGCCGCACTGATGGATGCGCTGCATGCGCAGGGTCACCGTCTGGTGCTCACCGCCGCACCGGATGCCAAGGAGACAGGCTTGATCGCGGAGATCAAGGCAAAAACACAAACGCCATTTATCGATTTGTGCGGGCGGCTGTCGCTCAAGGAACTCGCCGCGCTGACAGCGCAGGCGCGGCTCTTCATCGGCGTCGATTCGGCGCCGATGCATATCGCCGCCGCGATGGGTACGCCAACTGTCGCACTGTTCGGTCCTTCCGGCGACAAGGAGTGGGGGCCGTGGCAAGTGCCGCATCGTGTCGTCACCACCGACCATACCTGCCGTCCCTGCGGACAGGACGGCTGCGGCGGCGGCAAAATCAGCGACTGCCTCGTCACGCTGCCAATGGAACAAGTGCTCAAGGCCGCGAACGAATTGCTGTCGTGA